One Spea bombifrons isolate aSpeBom1 chromosome 1, aSpeBom1.2.pri, whole genome shotgun sequence DNA window includes the following coding sequences:
- the NRTN gene encoding neurturin, which yields MKVWKRTVPPLMLLCAVLSLLICREVFFWKFSSVTSSSSSRSVMVSPLKGNRRVPRATERKQPMLSQYTALFESYTQGEIRELVSTLVERYSQSVHSGDDPKNGPRMKRARVHKQPCTLKELEVSVSDLGLGYVSDETVLFRYCSGSCEGAVRNYDFSLQSIRGKKKIKKEKVRARPCCRPLSYDDDVSFLDSKNHYHTIKEVSAKDCGCV from the exons ATGAAGGTATGGAAGAGGACAGTCCCTCCCTTGATGCTCCTCTGTGCTGTGTTGTCCCTATTGATCTGCAGAGAAGTCTTCTTCTGGAAATTCAGCTCAgttacctcctcctcctcctcgcgGTCAGTCATGGTTTCACCACTGAAGGGGAATCGGAGAGTCCCACGAGCCACAGAGCGCAAGCAACCTATGCTTTCCCAAT ACACTGCCCTTTTCGAAAGCTACACACAAGGCGAGATTCGGGAACTTGTTTCAACTCTGGTAGAGAGGTACAGTCAATCAGTACACTCTGGAGACGATCCAAAGAATGGGCCAAGGATGAAGAGGGCGAGGGTTCACAAACAGCCTTGTACCCTGAAAGAGCTCGAAGTGAGTGTCAGCGATCTGGGCCTGGGATATGTATCAGACGAGACAGTTTTATTCCGTTATTGCAGTGGAAGCTGCGAAGGTGCTGTTCGGAATTACGATTTCTCCTTACAGAGCATCAGagggaaaaagaaaatcaaaaaagAGAAGGTACGGGCCAGGCCCTGTTGCAGGCCACTATCATATGACGATGATGTATCCTTCCTTGACTCTAAAAATCATTATCACACCATAAAGGAGGTTTCTGCTAAAGACTGCGGCTGTGTTTGA